From a region of the Streptomyces sp. NBC_01454 genome:
- a CDS encoding helix-turn-helix domain-containing protein, with amino-acid sequence MAARPILPVPLTADADLIAAFEVLGQKWTGIILHTLATRPARYGELSTAIERISTKMLADRLRELVETGLVTHAQLPPGPATYTLTSDGRALLPALEQIRCWSQHRTRTPRHSPGKAPPVSARTLPEATFARTVLGSAPGLALAHGAGSSVAGTYGPILDGLAAHHTVVGVDYPGSGDTPRSTMPLSLSLDEPST; translated from the coding sequence ATGGCAGCCCGGCCCATCCTCCCCGTGCCGCTGACGGCCGACGCGGACCTCATCGCCGCGTTCGAGGTCCTCGGCCAGAAGTGGACCGGCATCATCCTCCACACCCTGGCCACCCGACCCGCCCGCTACGGCGAACTGAGCACCGCCATCGAGCGCATCAGCACCAAGATGCTCGCCGACCGGCTACGCGAACTCGTCGAGACCGGGCTCGTCACCCACGCCCAACTCCCGCCCGGGCCCGCCACTTACACGCTCACCTCCGACGGGCGGGCCCTGCTACCCGCCCTGGAACAGATCCGCTGCTGGTCACAGCACCGCACCCGCACACCCCGCCACTCCCCCGGAAAGGCGCCCCCCGTGTCCGCACGCACCCTGCCCGAAGCCACCTTCGCCCGCACCGTCCTGGGCTCCGCCCCCGGCCTCGCCCTCGCCCACGGCGCCGGCAGCAGCGTGGCCGGCACCTACGGACCGATCCTGGACGGCCTGGCCGCCCACCACACCGTGGTCGGCGTCGACTACCCCGGCAGCGGCGACACTCCCCGCTCCACCATGCCGCTGTCGCTGTCGCTGGACGAGCCGAGTACCTGA
- a CDS encoding quinone oxidoreductase family protein, with protein sequence MSTAITFSEYGAPEVLRLSEVTTPEPGPGQVRIRVRAASVNPLDIKIRSGLLAKVAPARFPVTPGLDAAGVVDAVGEGADAAVGDEVLGAAAGGSYGEFALLDRPVAKPRDLSWEIAASLVTVGQTAFRVLRQLAVRAGQTLLIHGAAGSVGTVAVQLAAARGITVVGTVGEHDIERVTALGATAVRYGDGWVERVRAAAPQGVDAVFDASGASVLAESVALTGDSGHVLTIADMSAAQHGVRFSAGSADPADDSLSQLVRLAAAGELDVPVWRTYPLDQAATAHGDLEARRNRGKVVLLP encoded by the coding sequence ATGTCCACAGCAATCACCTTCTCCGAGTACGGCGCACCCGAGGTGCTGCGACTGTCGGAGGTCACCACACCGGAGCCGGGCCCGGGCCAGGTCCGGATCCGCGTGCGGGCCGCCTCCGTGAACCCTCTCGACATCAAGATCCGGTCCGGTCTGCTGGCCAAGGTCGCCCCGGCCCGCTTTCCCGTGACCCCCGGCCTGGATGCGGCCGGTGTCGTCGATGCCGTCGGCGAGGGGGCCGACGCGGCCGTGGGTGACGAGGTTCTCGGTGCCGCCGCCGGCGGCAGCTACGGCGAATTCGCCCTGCTCGACCGGCCGGTGGCCAAACCCCGGGACCTGTCGTGGGAGATTGCCGCCTCGCTGGTCACGGTCGGTCAGACCGCGTTCCGGGTCCTGCGGCAGCTGGCGGTGCGGGCGGGGCAGACCCTGCTCATCCACGGCGCCGCCGGCAGCGTGGGCACCGTCGCCGTGCAGCTGGCCGCCGCCCGCGGCATCACCGTCGTCGGGACGGTCGGCGAGCACGACATCGAGCGCGTCACCGCGCTCGGGGCCACCGCGGTCCGCTACGGCGACGGCTGGGTGGAGCGGGTGCGGGCCGCGGCTCCCCAGGGAGTCGACGCCGTCTTCGACGCCTCCGGCGCCAGCGTACTCGCCGAGTCCGTCGCCCTGACCGGTGACAGCGGACACGTCCTCACCATCGCCGACATGTCCGCCGCGCAGCACGGCGTCCGCTTCAGCGCCGGCAGCGCCGACCCGGCCGACGACTCGCTGTCGCAGCTGGTGCGACTGGCCGCCGCCGGCGAGCTCGATGTCCCCGTATGGCGCACCTATCCGCTCGACCAGGCCGCCACCGCACACGGTGACCTCGAGGCCCGCCGCAACCGGGGCAAGGTCGTTCTCCTTCCCTGA
- a CDS encoding alkene reductase produces MTTAFDPIALGDKHLANRLVMAPMTRSRAYGPGAEPTELMATYYAQRAGAGLIVTEGIQPSPLGQGYPETPGLHSAGQVRAWRTVTDAVHREGGAIFAQLMHTGRIGHPSLLPDGLVPVGPSAVAAKGQVFTHKGPKEFVTPKELTEAEIRQTVADFADAARNAVEAGFDGVELHGANGYLIHQFLAPNTNHRTDAWGGDTEGRIRFAVEVVTAVAEAIGSDRVGLRISPGNQFNDISEDNPDEVYLALLERLAGLDLAYLHLMEGPNRDLTPRLRKAWPGTFVLNPFTYPDATGPDALGLIEDGSADMIAYGALFLANPDLPRRLASGGPFNTADKATFYGGDHRGYTDYPTLPA; encoded by the coding sequence ATGACCACTGCTTTTGATCCGATCGCCCTGGGCGACAAGCACCTGGCGAACCGCCTCGTGATGGCACCGATGACCCGCAGCCGTGCCTACGGGCCGGGCGCCGAGCCGACCGAGCTGATGGCGACGTACTACGCGCAGCGCGCCGGCGCCGGGCTGATCGTCACCGAGGGCATCCAGCCCTCGCCGCTCGGCCAGGGCTACCCCGAGACCCCCGGTCTGCACTCGGCCGGGCAGGTGCGGGCATGGCGGACGGTGACCGATGCCGTGCACCGCGAGGGCGGTGCGATCTTCGCGCAGCTGATGCACACCGGCCGGATCGGCCACCCCAGCCTGCTGCCCGACGGCCTGGTGCCGGTGGGGCCGTCCGCGGTGGCCGCCAAGGGCCAGGTCTTCACCCACAAGGGGCCCAAGGAGTTCGTCACGCCGAAGGAGCTGACCGAGGCGGAGATCCGGCAGACCGTCGCCGACTTCGCCGACGCGGCGCGCAACGCGGTCGAGGCCGGGTTCGACGGCGTTGAGCTCCACGGCGCCAACGGCTACCTGATCCACCAGTTCCTCGCGCCCAACACCAACCACCGCACCGACGCCTGGGGCGGCGACACCGAGGGCCGCATCCGCTTCGCCGTCGAGGTCGTCACCGCCGTGGCCGAGGCGATCGGCAGCGACCGGGTCGGCCTGCGGATCTCGCCCGGGAACCAGTTCAACGACATCTCCGAGGACAACCCGGACGAGGTCTACCTCGCCCTGCTGGAGCGGCTCGCCGGCCTGGACCTGGCCTATCTGCACCTGATGGAGGGGCCGAACCGCGACCTGACCCCGCGGCTGCGCAAGGCCTGGCCGGGCACGTTCGTCCTCAACCCCTTCACCTACCCCGACGCCACCGGCCCCGACGCGCTCGGGCTGATCGAGGACGGCAGCGCGGACATGATCGCCTACGGCGCGCTGTTCCTGGCCAACCCCGACCTGCCCCGGCGCCTCGCCTCCGGCGGTCCGTTCAACACCGCCGACAAGGCCACGTTCTACGGCGGCGACCACCGCGGCTACACCGACTACCCCACCCTCCCCGCCTGA